A region of the Oceanihabitans sp. IOP_32 genome:
GCCAAGTTATATTATAAAATGCTAAGCTATAAATTTAAAAATGATGAAGCAGAAGACGATTACGACAATGCTTTTGACACCAACGAAATAAATAAAAACAATTCAAAATACAACGAAGACGATGACTACTAAAGGACCTATTTCTCAATTTATAGAAAAGCACTACTTACATTTTAATGCTGCGGCCTTAGTTGATGCTGCCAAAGGATATGAAGCACAGTTAGATGGCGGCGCAAAAATGCTAGTTTCTCTTGCTGGAGCTATGAGTACCGCAGAACTTGGTAAGAGTTTTGCCGAAATGATTCGTCAAGACAAGGTTCAAATAATCTCTTGTACAGGTGCCAACCTTGAAGAAGATATTATGAATTTAGTAGCACATTCACATTACAAACGCGTACCAAATTACCGCGATTTAACACCTCAAGACGAGTGGGATTTAATGGAAAAAGGATTAAATCGCGTAACAGATACCTGTATTCCAGAAGAAGAAGCCTTTAGACGCTTACAGAAACATATCGTAAAAATTTGGAAAGATGCCGAAGCAAACGGAGAACGTTATTTACCGCACGAGTATATGTATAAAATGTTATTATCTGGCGTATTAGAACAATACTACGAAATAGACCTAAAAGATTCTTGGATGTACGCTGCCGCAGAAAAGAACTTACCAATAATTTGTCCAGGTTGGGAAGATAGTACCATGGGCAACATCTTTGCTAGCTACGTACTTAAAGGCGAGTTACAAGCCAGTACCGTAAAATCTGGAATTGAGTATATGACCTTTTTAGCAGATTGGTACACCGCAAACTCTCAAAACGGCATTGGTTTCTTCCAAATTGGAGGCGGCATCGCAGGCGATTTCCCAATATGTGTGGTACCTATGTTGTATCAAGATATGGAACGCCCAGACACACCGTTTTGGAGTTATTTTTGTCAGATTAGCGATTCTACAACAAGTTACGGGTCGTATTCTGGTGCTGTACCAAACGAAAAAATCACTTGGGGTAAACTCAATGTAGACACCCCTAAATTCATAATAGAAAGTGACGCCACTATTGTTGCGCCATTGGTTTTCGCCTATGTATTAGGCCTGTAAACATGAACGAGAACATAGATAATATTGAGCTTAAGTTTTTAACTGTTGATGATTTTGAAGAGTTAAAAGATGCCACTTTAGAGGCCTACGGAGGCGTGCTTAATTCCTATTGGAAAAAACACCATATAGAAGAGTTAACCTCTATGTTCCCCGAAGGTCAGGTGGTTATAAAAATTGATGGCGATATTGCAGGTTGCGCCTTATCACTTATTGTAGATTATGATCGTATTGATGACGAGCATACTTACGAGGATATAATTGGTGGTAAATCCTTTAAAAATCACGACCCTAATGGTGATGTACTCTATGGCATTGATGTATTTATAAAGCCCCAGTATAGGGGCTTACGCCTAGGAAGACGATTATACGATTACAGAAAAGAACTTTGTGAGAATTTAAATTTAAAGGGCATTGTTTTTGGAGGAAGAATGCCAAATTACCATAAATATAAAGAACTTACTCCAAAAGAGTATATAGAAAAAGTAAAACGCAAAGACATTCATGATCCTGTTTTAAATTTTCAAATCTCTAACGATTTTCATCCAGTTCGAGTGCTTAAAGGTTATTTAGAAGGCGATACCGCATCTAATGAATACGCGGTATTAATGGAGTGGGACAATATATATTATACCAAACCCAATAAAAAAGCGAGTTCTGTAAAAACAGTTGTTAGGTTAGGCCTCATTCAATGGCAAATGCGTCCGTATAAAGATCTGGATGCCCTCATGCAACAAGTTGAATATTTTATAGACAGCGTGGCGGCGTATAGATCAGATTTTGCCGTATTTCCGGAGTTTTTTAATGCGCCTTTAATGGCAGAATTTAACCACATGCATGAGCCAGATGCCATTAGAGAACTAGCAAAATTTACAGAAACCATTGTCGATAAATTAAAGCAATTATCGATTTCGTATAACATTAATATTATTTCTGGAAGTATGCCAGAACTTGTAAACGATAAGTTATACAATGTGGGATATTTATGCAGAAGAGATGGCAGTGTAGAACGTTACGAGAAATTACATATTACCCCAGACGAAGCTAAGGTGTGGGGTATGCAAAAAGGCCATACATTACAAACTTTTGAAACCGATGCAGGTAAAATTGGTATACTTATTTGTTACGACTCAGAGTTTCCAGAATTATCACGTTTATTAGCCGATGAAGGTATGGATATTCTTTTCATTCCGTTTTTAACCGATACGCAGAACGGCTATTCTCGTGTAAGACTATGTGCTCAGGCACGCGCTGTAGAAAACGAATGTTATGTAGCCATTTCGGGTAGTGTTGGTAATTTGCCAAACGTAAATAATATGGATATTCAATACGCACAATCGGCCGTATTTACCCCATGCGATTTTTCATTTCCTAGTAATGGCATTAAGGCCGAGGCGACTACAAATACCGAGATGATTTTAGTGGCCGACGTAGACTTAAGTTTACTGCGAGAGCTGCATGCACTTGGTGCCGTGCGCAATTTAAAAGATAGAAGAAAAGATTTTTACGATGTTATCAGAATAAAATAATCTTGTATCTTACGCAGAGAAAAAAAATCCTTTGTATGAAAAATAAAAACGATAATTTAAAACGAGTTATTGTAGATTTTAAAAAGCTAACACCAGAAATTTTAGCCCTATTAGTAGAGAAGTATCCCGATGGATATGATGATGATCACATTGTAACTTTTAAAAATGCTAAAAACGAACTTATTGAAGCCGTTGAGGTTCTTACTGCAGACACCAAATATCTCGTAAAAGTAAGTGCTAAATTAGAAGTCACCATGGAGAACTATGACGAGGATGATTATGAAGATTTTGCTGCAAATGATCCAGAAGCCGTCCCAGATCCAGAGATTGCAGAAGAAGATGCTTCAAATGATTTAGATTAAAATCTTAAATTAACTCTATTAGTTTTAAATGCACAAGCATTTATACGAACGAACTTAAAACACATATTAATTTTTGAAGACTTAACTTTATAGGTTTTAAGTCCCTATTTAAGCTTTAAATTCTGTCTTCTAAGTGTAATACCAAATTAACAATGTCATGTCGCATACAATTCGTTTACTCACATTTTTCTGTTTTATAAATAGGTGTTCATGATGTGCTTCGCAGTTCTTTTTCGCCCATATTTAGGTAGAAAATAAAACCATGACTTTGGCTAGGGGCTTTGATTTTAGCTCACGCCCATATTATAGTAAAATAACGTGTTCGTGAATCTGCGATTTCCATCTCATCTGAGTAAAAAATAAGTAAAATTAACCATACGACATTTCAAAATTAAATTGGTGCAAATAATATTTCCCGAGGCCGACACCTCGGGGAAACTTAGCTTGATAAAAACCTAAAATCACAATGCAGCTTTACAACCTTTAAATAACTAAAAACATCCTTTTTTTAAAACAAAATTATCATTCTACTCCTTTTTTGTTAAAATTTGAAAATATTTTTTTTGCTTAATTCATGGATTTAAAAGTGAAAAAAAAAATCGATTAAACCCAAACACATAACGACACCACAATTGTTTATCAACTAAAAAAATGACAAAAAAAAAGACTAAAAATTATCGCTTTGAAATGTTAATTTTTAATCCTTAAAAATCTATACCACAAAGCCAGGCGTATATGTATTATATTCACTACCAGTAGTTTTAAAACTTAGAACTGCTAAAAGTAATTCGGAGATGTGGTAGGCCATCAACCGATAAAAACAATTATTTAATCTTAAAATTTTAAAAAAATGAAAACAAATCTTTTATTAAAATGCGCAGTATTTGCACTATCAATCGTTACCTTTTCTAGCTTTGCAACAGTGACTAATTTGAATGACGTAACAACCACTCTAGACATTCAAGAGGAAACTGTAGTAAATGCCGTTTACGACGGGCACGATGAGTCTGGATACAACTTTACAGTTGTAGATGAAGATGATAATGAGTCTACTATTACTTTTCAAGAAATTAGCGCTGAATTATTACAGACTTATGATTTAAAATCTGAATCGTTCGTAGGTAAAAGTTTTACAGTTACTTACAAAACTGAAAACGATGTTAATACCATCACGAACCTTACTGAATTACCACAGTATTAATCGAAAAATAAATTAGTCGAGGTCCTACCTCAAGACTTTTCGACAAAATATTTGTGTGTTTCACAATGAAAAAGGCTGCTCTATGAGCGGCTTTTTTTTATAAATACTTCCCAAACAAATACCCCGTAAACTATGGCGTACTCTATGGCAATAATCCATAAATTCTCAGATTTATCGGCGCTATCTGCGTTTAAATAGGCTAAATAACTTAAAACAATAACAAAACTCCACACGAACACAAACTTATATCTAGTAAAAACCGAAAGTGCTAAAATTGTTGCAATATACCATGGGTGCACCGTTGTTGCTACAAAAAAATAAAAAGACAAGAACAATAACATCGACGTTATTAATTGACTCGTTGTTTTATTTTTTCTGAAAAAAGTAAGCATAAGCACAAATAAAATAACAACCACAGATAATACTGGCCCAATAATTTCAATTTCATTATAGCCTCTAAAAGCATATCCTATAGCTCTAGCGACATAATATATACTGGCATTAAACTCAAAATTACTAAACCATAATCCCACGGTTTTAGCATAATTGATAATAAATTCTGTAGAATAAAAAGGAAGAAATAAGAGAATTACAGTAATCATTGTAATACTATAAAATGAAAGTAATTGTTTTATTCCCTTTTGTACGTCATTGCGAGGAGTGCACGACGTGGCAATCTTTTTTCTGTTATCTTGAACTTGTTCAGGAAACTCATAATCATTTTTTTTTGAAACAAACCATTGATAAAATAAAGGCAAAAATAGTAAAGGAATTAATTTAACTGAAACTGACAAACCCAAAACAATAGCCGCAAATTGCCATTTACCAATATGCATTAAATATAAACTCCAAATTAAAAAGAAAATCATGACACCTTCAAAATGAAGATTGCCAGTTAACTCTATAACAATAAACGGATTTAAAATATACCAGAACATATGATAAGCTGGAAGTTTTAGCTTTTTAAGCAGTCTTTTTCCAAAATAAAGTGTTCCAAAATCGGCGGCAATAATTAACAAACGCATCGCTACAACCGCTCCTAAAATACTTTTCCCAGAAAAAAAAGCTGCTAAAGCAAAACAAAATTGATTTAACGGCGGATAATTACTAAAATGGCTCGCATTTAAAGCTCCCATACCTTCGTATAACACTTGAGCTTGTGCCACAGGAGGTTCAGCATTGCGCATTAAGGCTTCTACTGTATGCAGGTAAGGATTAATACCCTCCAATAACAACCTACCATCCCAAATAAACCGATAAAAATCTTGCGATAAATTCGGTATAGCCAAAATAAAAACAGCTCTAAAAACAAAGGCTAGCCAAGTTAAAAGTTTTATGTTTCCCTTAAAATATTGTACTAATTTATAAAACAAAAAAAATAAGGCGGCATATAATAATAGCAGCTTTATATAATCTGTACGCAGCAAATCGTAAGCAAAAGCGCCGTAAAACATCAAACTTGACAATGCCATAAGGAATGGCATTTTATGTAGTTTTAAAAAAGCAGTATTTAAAAACATGAAGTAAATATAGGATTAATTGTTCTAAATTCTTCGCTTAGAAATACTCACTTTGACTTACGAGAAAAATTCACTAAATTAGAGGATTAAGACCATTAAATATTAAGCTTCTTGTCTATACTGGGCTTATTGGCGCAAAACATTAAGACTATTTTTTTAAGACATCAACAAAAATTTATTTAGATAATATGTTAAGAATCCAAGTAAAAAAAGGAGTTGATAAAGTTCTTTTAAGGCTATATCATTCTAGCCATAAAAAAGAAGCTCTTAAATTTCTTAAAAAAATAGAAGCTCAAAAAGGTAAAACGAATCCTAAATTTATAAAATTAAGTAATCAATATGCCTCAGATGTTCTTGGGTGGATTGGTTATTCTCCTTGGCTTTATGTCTATAGTGCCATTAGCGGAAGTTTTAAAGAAGGATGGATTCCAGATAATTATTACGGTAAAATAGTAATACCTGAACTTAAGGGGCAATATGGTGCTTTAGACGATTTAAATGCACTACAAAACAAACTTTTTACTAGTGCCCTATTTCCCGATAAGGCTTATTATGTTAATGGTTTATGGACCACCAAAGACTACGCTGTAATTCCTCAAAAAAAGGTGGCAGACGTTCTATTTAATTCGTCACAAGACATTGTTTACAAAACAGATAATTCGTTAAGAGGCCTAGGTGTGCACTTTTTTTCTAAAGATAATTTTGAAATTAATAAAGTAATGGCCTTAGGTAATGGCATAGCTCAACAGTTTATTAAGCAGCATGTTTTTTTTGAAGACATTGTGTCGAAATCTGTAGCCACCATTAGATTAACCACATATATCGATGTGAAGGGAGAAACTTCTCTTCGATCAGGTTTTCTTCGTGTAGGACGGGCTCCAGATACTCATGTAAAATCTGTAAGTCATATAAGAGTGCCCATTAATATAAACACTGGGGAGTTAAGTAAAACTGGATATGATACCAATTTGAATACCATTGAAAAACATCCCGACAGTAATTATATTTTTAATAAAAGAAAAATACCACATTTTAACAAATGCATAGCTGCTGTACTACATTTACACAAACAAATGCCTTTTTCAAGAACCATAGGTTGGGACTTAACGCTTGACAAAAATGAAGAAGTTAAAGTGATGGAATGGAATGGAGGACATAACGACGTGAAATTTGGCGAGGCCACACAAGGCCCATGTTATGCAGATCTAGGATGGGAAAAATTATGGAAAAAATAAGCGTCGTATTCAAGATGACTCCGGCAAAACCAGACGCTCAATATCTAAAAGTATATTAGTTCGAACAGAAAACCAGATTTGATTTATGGCTTTGATTTGATTTTCGATATCATCTGAGCAAAAACTAATTCAACTTATCAATACGACATTTCAAAATTAAATTGGTATGAGACCATCCTCAAATAAAAAAAACAACCATCTGCTAAAAATGATAAATTCAACAATAAAACAGATTAAAAAGTGCGAGTATTTTTTAGGATTTAGAGGTTAACGATTTATAAAAAACATAGCCAAAACCTAGAAACAACATAAGGTGAAATGGAAAAAGCCCAAAATCGCCACCTTGATCACCTACCACAAAAGCACTGTACAAACCAAAGGCAAAGTACAGCATAAGCAAACCTTCAAAAACCACATAAATAGAGATGGTTTTGTTTAGGTATTTATTTGTTTTCCATCCCTCTCTAGTACTACTAATATTAAATTTTGGTGTTCGAACAAATTCACTTTTTTTCCCAAAATGCCCTTCTAAAACTGCTATAGAATTATGCAAAGAAAAGCCCATAGCTACCGAGAAAAAAACAAAAAACATCCCTGTATAATTTAAAAAACTTCTTAGCGTAGTACCGTACATTTTCTTATACATTATCCAATAGCAAACAAAAAATATCAGAGTGCTTAACACAAAAAAACTCATCACTATAAAATAGGTTTTTAAATGGGCGTTTTCATTTTTTATGTAAAGCATGGGGACACTCAGTATCGCTACTACCAGAATGTTTAAAAACATGGTACTGTTTAATAAATGAAGTAAACCATGCAGTTTTGTTTTTGCCGATAGGTTTTTACTTTTTAAAACCTTCCACATCATTTTCTGGAAATTTTCGGCACCGCCTTTGTTCCATCTAAATTGTTGAGAGCGTGCTGCACTAATCACTATGGGTAACTCTGCTGGTGTAACAACATCTTCAAGGTATTTAAATTTCCATTTTTTTAATTGAGCACGATAGCTTAAATCTAAATCTTCGGTTAAGGTATCCCCTTCCCAATTACCAGCGTCTAAAATGCAAGTTTTCCGCCAAACACCTGCTGTACCATTAAAATTAATAAAATGGCCTTTACTATTTCTACCGACTTGCTCGAGTGTAAAATGAGCATCTAAAGCAAAAGCTTGTATTTTGGTTAATATAGAATAGTTGCGATTTATATGTGCCCAACGGGTTTGTACAACGCCAAGTTTTTCATCTTTAAAATAAGGGATGGTACGTTGTAACCAATCGGTTTGTGGCAGGAAATCGGCATCAAAAATGGCAATAAATTCGCCTTTAGCGGTTTCTAATCCCGCTTTTAATGCCCCAGCTTTAAAGCCTTTTCGATTGCTTCTGGTTATGTGCTGTATATCTAAACCTTCGTTTTGTATTTTAGCAATGTGGTGTTTCGTGCTTTCTACAGTTTCATCGGTAGAATCGTCTAAAACTTGAATCTCTAATCTATGTCTGGGGTAATCTATTTTGGCAATATTGTTCAATAAACGTTCCATAACATACATTTCGTTATAAACGGGTAGTTGTATGGTAACAAAAGGAACTTCCTTCGGATTTGATAAATCGAACAAATCAGAAGTCGTATTACTTTTTTTTGCCGATACATAATTAAATAAAAGGTTTAATTGTGCTAAGGCATAAACAAATATAAGCACTAAAGCTATGGTGTAAACTACTATAATTATGGTCTCTAAAAGCATTATTTAATACTGTATTTAAAAATCCATCCTAGTATTTTAAAACCAGCAAACACGGCTCCTTTAAAGGTACCAGAAACTTTCGAGATGCCTATTCTATTTCTGTAATTCACGGGTATTTCGGTGTAACTAAGTTTTTGCCTTAAGACCTTTAATTGCATTTCTACGGTCCAGCCATAGGTTTTATCTTCCATATTTAAGGCCAACAATTTATTGTATGTAATGGCTCTAAAGGGACCTAAGTCGGTGAATTTCGATTTAAAAAAGAGTGTCATCAATGTGGTTGCCAGCCAATTCCCAAAAATTTGCGGTCCTGTCATTGATCCTTGTTCTCTTAAATCCTTTACGCGCGCTCCAATTACAAAATCGATATCATCATTAATAATAGGTGCTACAATTTTTGTTAATTCCTCTGGATAATCACTATAATCGCCATCTAAAAACACGACAATATCTGGCTTTATATTTTGATTTGCTATATATGTCATACCTTTCAAACAAGCATAGCCGTAGCCTTTGCGTTTTTCCGTTAAAACGGTAGCCCCCGCTTTTTTGGCATTGATTTCAGTATTATCTGTAGAGTTATTACTAATTACAATTATTTCGTTAACTATATCAGGAATATCGTTAATAACAAGGGCAATAGAATCTGCTTCGTTGTAGGCAGGGATGATGACTTTTATATGAGGCATTGTTGAGGCGCTATTTTAATGACAAAAATACCAATATTTTAGGGGTTTAGTTACTCACACATACGCTTCTTTTCTGTTTTTTTAGTTATATAAAACAAGAATATTTTCTGTTATATAAAAGTAAATGATGTATCAGTGTACCATTATTTTTGTTTCAAAAAATCCATCAGATCTAAATTATTACCCAGTAAAACATCAGTAGGATTAATACGCCCTTTTTCTGGCCCATTTTCAAGTTTTAAAACCCCTCTTGGGCAAACCGCAGCACAAATACCGCAACCCACACAACTTGCTCTTATAATATTTTCGCCTTTTTGAGCATAAGCGCGTACATCAATACCCATTTCGCAATAGGTTGAGCAGTTACCACAAGAAATGCATTGGCCGCCATTAGTTGTAATTCTAAATCGCGATTTAAAACGCTGAACAATACCTAAATAAGCAGCTAACGGACAACCAAAACGGCACCATACGCGGTTGCCAAAAATAGGATAAAAACCTGTGCCTATAACACCTGCAAACCAAGCCCCAATTAAGAAACTATAAGCATCTTTTATCCATTGGGAGTTAATACCCAAAAACGACTGCACGCCAAGAAAATAACAATACAAAGTTACCAAAGTCATCACCAAAGAAAACACTAAAACGCCATGCACCAACCAGCGTTCTAATCTCCAGGCGTTTAAACTTTTATCTGAAAGTTGCCTGTACGGATCTCCTAAAGTTTCGGCTAAACCACCACAACCACAAACCCAAGAGCAATACCAGCGTTTTCCGAAGAAATAAGTCATAACAGGTACTATAACTAAGGTTAATACAATACCCCAAACCAATATAAATAATCCTATGGCGCCACTGTTACGAAGACTGTCTAAATTCCAATCAAAAAAGAAATCATAGTCTAAAGGAAAGGCATTTTTAAAATCGTATCCCGGCATATTTAAGCTTAGCATAATTTCTGGAATAAGAAAGGCGAATACTATTTGAAAGAACAGTACCGAAGTAGTTCTTATCATTTGATAAGTATTATGCCGGTATTTAATATACATACGCACGGCCATAACCAGCATAACCACAGAGTATAAAAAGCCATAAACAAACCATTGGCTTGCCGGATTGCCGTTTAAAAACACACTTATAGAATCGAGAATATAGGTCCAATTAACCACATAATCTGGGTAAAAATATAAGAGCACATAAAACACCACTAGATATAGGAGTACCAACCAAGCTATCCAACCACGGTTGGTACTCGCTTTATGATAAATACCGTTATTTTTAATTCCAGGTTTACCTAATAGAATAACATTTGGTAAAATAAAAAGTAAGGCACCAATTATTGCTAAACCAAAACTTAACCACCATAGGATTAACGGATTTTCTTTAACAAAACCTGAACCCGCAATTTTAGCAACTTCATAACTTAAACTGTGGGGTTTTCCGTAGATTTTATATTGATATTGCTCGCCTTTTTTATCCCAGTTTTTTTCAGAATCGTATTTTTCTATTAATTTATCATAGTAATCGTTTGAGGCTTGATAAGCTTGCCTCACGCGGCTAGAAAACTCAAAAATATTTAGATGCTCTTGAGTTACGGTAGCTTTAAAAAGGGCGTCTTCTATAACTTCACTTTGGTAATTTTTAGATTCAATAAAGGTTTTAAACTGGGAAGGGCTAAGCCCAAAGTTACCAGTGAATAAACTCCCTGAAAAAACACAGAGTCCTATTAAGAATAATATTAATCCTGATGTTTTTATTGCCTTCATCTCTTAGTTTCTTATCATACGATCTCATTGTATGAAAACACAATAAGCTCACATTTTATAGTGGTTCTACTTTGCAAAAATACGCTTCCAACTTTTCTTTTTCAGTTGTATATTGGTTTTGTTTTCCCTGTTGAATTTTGCAAGGATTTCGGGTTCATGAAGTTTATAAAACTCGGGGTCGAAATTAGCATCGGCCAAATGTTCTAAAACATAATCGACGCTGCGTTTTTGGTTAAGAATGCGATTGAAAAAATCGTGTCGCATTCTTATGCCAAAAGTGTTTATACCAATAAATTCGCGCGTGTTTTTATCGTAATTTACATGAATACATTTTTTACCATCTTCGTGTTCCCAATAAAAACGCTGCTCGTTTTCTTTTGTTTTTGCCCAAACCCAGCCATAGGTTTGGTATTCTATATCTATAAATTTGGCCGAGTTAAACCAATGTCCTGGTTGGTAGGCCATTCGAATACCGCAAATGGTTTGTGCAATGGTTTCTCCCATCATGCGTCCGGTATACCAAACCGCTTCTATACTGTTGCGCAGGTTAATGGCTTCACGCTGTTCTGCACAATCGCCAATGGCGTAAACATCTGGAATATTGGTTTCTAAAAAGCGATTGACTTTTACACCGCGATGGGTTTCAATCTTTGAGTTTTTTAAAAAATCGATATTAGGAGACACGCCCGCGGTTAAGCCCACGATGTTACATTCAATTTCGTCTTCGGTTTCAGCGATAACAACAGATTTTACCGTTCCATTTTCATCAGCTTTAATTTCCTTTAAGTTCACCCCTAACCTAAGATCGACGCCTATACTTCTAATTTCTCGATTAATCAAAGCCGACTCTTGTTCTGGTAAAACGATGTTCCAAAAACTAGATTCTCGAACTAAAAACGTAACAGGAATATGCCGAGAATGCAACATCTCGACTAATTCGACACCTATTAAACCACCACCAACAACAACGGCGTGTTTACACACTTTATTATTAGGTGCATATTTTTCAAGCGCCTCTAAGTCTTGTTTGTGGTACATACCCATAACGCCTTTTAGATCTTGTCCGGGCCAGCCAAACTTATTGGGTTTACTTCCCGTCGCTATAATAAGCTTATCGTATTTTAAAGACTCACCATTTGCAAACAGTAAACTTTTTGTTTCTGTTTTAACCGTTTTTACAAAGCCTTTTTTAAGGTTGATTTTATTCTTTTTCCAAAACCAATTTTCGTAGGGTTGCGTATGCTCAAACTTCATGTGTCCCATATACACATACATGAGTGCGGTGCGGGAAAAAAAATAATCGGTTTCGGCAGAGATGATTGTGATTTTCTTATCAGAAAGCTTTCTTATATGCCGCGCTGCTGTAACACCTGAGATTCCGTTTCCTATAATAACAATGTGTTCCATTTTTTAGGGATTCTATTCTAATAGGTCGAAGGTAATGATAATACCTTAAACAGTAATTGTATTTAATTTCGACTCCAGCACCTCGTTTAATTTGTACGACCATTAAAAAATACCAATTCAGTTCTAAAGTCATCACAATACGATCTTCATGATCTAGGAAATAATTATCTAAAACCACATCTCCTTTAAAGCCTAAATTCTTGTAAATGTTTAAGGCGCTCTGGTTATCTGGATATACGGTTAAGGCCACTTCCTTAGCATTTGCGTTTTTTAAGACGGCTATTATTTTCTCTGTTAATTGTTTTCCTAGTCCTTGCCCTCTGGCTTTGTCATGCACACCTAGAGACAACAACCAACCTTGCATAAGTTCGGTGTTTAAACCACCTATGGCATAGCCTAAAATTTGATTTTGGTCTTTTGCGACTAGAAAATAATGCCCAGAGATGTCAAATAATTGCCTAACCACAAACGGCGGATAACTGTCGGTGTTAAAAACATGTTGCTCTATGGCGATTATGCCCTCTAGGTCTTCTAATGTTGCTTGGCTAATTGTAATCATGAAAATAGTGTTTTATATCGTTTTTTAGTTTTATTAATTTGAAAAATTTGTTTCCTAGGTTTACGGAAGACCGCTCAGATACTTTTCTGTCTCACAACAGTTCATAAAGTCCAGATTTAATTATTTTAATGGTTGTAATATAGTGATGATTTCCTGCCTGTAAAGTCAATGTATATGCTATTTTTTAAATGGTGATTTTTTATAAACTATCACTACTCTAAATCTTTCAATTTTATATGAAACGCATAAAGAATAATACCGTATGAATCTGTTAGAGAATGTCAATTTGACACATAAACACCTGTTAATGCGCTAATTAACTGAATAATTGTCAGAAAAAAGACCCAAAGACAACACTTATAAGGTTTGGTATTCCTTTTGCTTTACATGCATTGAAGTCAAATGAGATTTCAAGTTTAAAATATTGTTTAATTTAAAATTTTGTAAAAATGAGCAATTTAGTAAATGTTCCTAACAATCGAGGTTTGGCTAAAACAAATTCTAATTCCAACTTCCCTAGTTTATCGAATTGGTTGGACGATGTTTTTAACAGAGATTTACCATCTGTATTAACCTCAAACTTTAATACGGGTATCACACTTCCAAAAGTGAATATTAAAGAAACTACCGATGCTTTTGAAGTAGAGATGGCTGTACCTGGCTTAAAAAAGTCTGATTTCAAACTTGATGTTGATAATGATGTGTTGTCAATTTCTACTGAAATTACCGAAGAAAAAGAAGATAAAAACGATCACTATACGCGAAGAGAATTTG
Encoded here:
- a CDS encoding 4Fe-4S binding protein, translated to MKAIKTSGLILFLIGLCVFSGSLFTGNFGLSPSQFKTFIESKNYQSEVIEDALFKATVTQEHLNIFEFSSRVRQAYQASNDYYDKLIEKYDSEKNWDKKGEQYQYKIYGKPHSLSYEVAKIAGSGFVKENPLILWWLSFGLAIIGALLFILPNVILLGKPGIKNNGIYHKASTNRGWIAWLVLLYLVVFYVLLYFYPDYVVNWTYILDSISVFLNGNPASQWFVYGFLYSVVMLVMAVRMYIKYRHNTYQMIRTTSVLFFQIVFAFLIPEIMLSLNMPGYDFKNAFPLDYDFFFDWNLDSLRNSGAIGLFILVWGIVLTLVIVPVMTYFFGKRWYCSWVCGCGGLAETLGDPYRQLSDKSLNAWRLERWLVHGVLVFSLVMTLVTLYCYFLGVQSFLGINSQWIKDAYSFLIGAWFAGVIGTGFYPIFGNRVWCRFGCPLAAYLGIVQRFKSRFRITTNGGQCISCGNCSTYCEMGIDVRAYAQKGENIIRASCVGCGICAAVCPRGVLKLENGPEKGRINPTDVLLGNNLDLMDFLKQK
- a CDS encoding cellulose synthase family protein; the protein is MLLETIIIVVYTIALVLIFVYALAQLNLLFNYVSAKKSNTTSDLFDLSNPKEVPFVTIQLPVYNEMYVMERLLNNIAKIDYPRHRLEIQVLDDSTDETVESTKHHIAKIQNEGLDIQHITRSNRKGFKAGALKAGLETAKGEFIAIFDADFLPQTDWLQRTIPYFKDEKLGVVQTRWAHINRNYSILTKIQAFALDAHFTLEQVGRNSKGHFINFNGTAGVWRKTCILDAGNWEGDTLTEDLDLSYRAQLKKWKFKYLEDVVTPAELPIVISAARSQQFRWNKGGAENFQKMMWKVLKSKNLSAKTKLHGLLHLLNSTMFLNILVVAILSVPMLYIKNENAHLKTYFIVMSFFVLSTLIFFVCYWIMYKKMYGTTLRSFLNYTGMFFVFFSVAMGFSLHNSIAVLEGHFGKKSEFVRTPKFNISSTREGWKTNKYLNKTISIYVVFEGLLMLYFAFGLYSAFVVGDQGGDFGLFPFHLMLFLGFGYVFYKSLTSKS
- a CDS encoding NAD(P)/FAD-dependent oxidoreductase, producing MEHIVIIGNGISGVTAARHIRKLSDKKITIISAETDYFFSRTALMYVYMGHMKFEHTQPYENWFWKKNKINLKKGFVKTVKTETKSLLFANGESLKYDKLIIATGSKPNKFGWPGQDLKGVMGMYHKQDLEALEKYAPNNKVCKHAVVVGGGLIGVELVEMLHSRHIPVTFLVRESSFWNIVLPEQESALINREIRSIGVDLRLGVNLKEIKADENGTVKSVVIAETEDEIECNIVGLTAGVSPNIDFLKNSKIETHRGVKVNRFLETNIPDVYAIGDCAEQREAINLRNSIEAVWYTGRMMGETIAQTICGIRMAYQPGHWFNSAKFIDIEYQTYGWVWAKTKENEQRFYWEHEDGKKCIHVNYDKNTREFIGINTFGIRMRHDFFNRILNQKRSVDYVLEHLADANFDPEFYKLHEPEILAKFNRENKTNIQLKKKSWKRIFAK
- a CDS encoding glycosyltransferase family 2 protein; the protein is MPHIKVIIPAYNEADSIALVINDIPDIVNEIIVISNNSTDNTEINAKKAGATVLTEKRKGYGYACLKGMTYIANQNIKPDIVVFLDGDYSDYPEELTKIVAPIINDDIDFVIGARVKDLREQGSMTGPQIFGNWLATTLMTLFFKSKFTDLGPFRAITYNKLLALNMEDKTYGWTVEMQLKVLRQKLSYTEIPVNYRNRIGISKVSGTFKGAVFAGFKILGWIFKYSIK
- a CDS encoding GNAT family N-acetyltransferase, with protein sequence MITISQATLEDLEGIIAIEQHVFNTDSYPPFVVRQLFDISGHYFLVAKDQNQILGYAIGGLNTELMQGWLLSLGVHDKARGQGLGKQLTEKIIAVLKNANAKEVALTVYPDNQSALNIYKNLGFKGDVVLDNYFLDHEDRIVMTLELNWYFLMVVQIKRGAGVEIKYNYCLRYYHYLRPIRIESLKNGTHCYYRKRNLRCYSSAAYKKAF